From the Deinococcus gobiensis I-0 genome, the window CCAGCTTCACGGTCATCGTCACCGACATTCCCAAGGACGTGCGCGCCTCGCTGGGTGTGGCCCGCGACGTGCGCGCCGAGGAGCTGCCCACCCTTGTCAAGAACTTCAAGATGCTGGGCGAAAAGAGCGTCAAGGTCGGTCCCAAGAACACGCAGGGCGTCCTGTGGACCTATACCGGCACCGAGCAGGGCGCCCCTTTCCGCTGGACGCAGCTCCTGAGCATCAGCGGCGGCAAGCTCTACACCGTGACCCTGGCGGTCCCCGACGGTACGCTGCCGCAGGTGGCGACCGCCGGGCGCGCGATGTTCGATTCCTTCAATTTCCGCTGAGATCCGGGCCTCTCCGCGTCTGCGGGCCGGAAAGGCTCAGGAGGGGGCCAGCGCCGCCCGTTGCTCCAGCCGCTCGGCCACGGCGTTCAGGTACGCGCCCAGCTCGCCGTGGCCGGCCACCTGCACGTCGGCATGGCGGGTCAGCAGCGGCAGCGTCCCTACCTGCACCGCGTACCCGGCCAGCTCCAGCATGACCTCGTCGTTGTCGCTGTCCCCGAAGGCGACCGTCCGCTCCAGCGGAATGTCCAGGGCCTCGGCGATCAGGCTCAGCGCCGCCGCCTTGTGCGCCCCGGTCGGCGTGATCGTCAGAAACTCGGGGTAGGGCGCCTGCCCGCCCGTCACGACGAGATGCGGGTGGCTGGCGCGCAGCCGGGCCGCGAAGCCCGCCACGTCCGGATGCCAGAACCCCACCTTGGTCACCTCCGCGTGCGGGGCCTCGGCCAGCGGACGGGCCTGCCGGGCCAGCATCCAGGGTTCGGGGTCGCGGCCGGGGGGCAACTGCACATACAGGTCGTCCTCGGTGAACAGCACCACCCGCGCGCCGTCGAGTTCGTGGGCCAGCACCGCTTCGAGGTCGCCGGGGCCGAAACGGGCCGAGGTCCGCAGGTCCTCGCCCAGATGCACCCGGCCGCCGTTGTTGGTGGCGACCGCGTCGAACTCGGCGCGCGAGCTGACCCCGCGCGGCGGCAGGTCGCGCCCGGTCACGATGGCGGTTCTCACGCCCAGGGCGCGCAGGCGGGCCAGGGCGGCGGCGGTGTCTTCAGGGAGGTCCTGGCCGCCGTCGCGGATCAGGGTGCCGTCGAGGTCGAAGGCCAGCAGCAGCGGCAGGCCCTCGGGAAAGGGGGCCGTTTCGGAGGGGGCAGGCGGGGTCATGGGGCCAGCCTAGAGCATCGGGCAAAACGGGAACCCCTCTGCCGGGCACGGTTCACCGCCCGGAACGGTCCAGCGGGGCGAGCGGCCATTCTCCTGGCCCCGCCACTTCGCGGCCTGTTCCGGACGCTCCGGGGTCTCCTGCGGCGCTGGCCGCTCCATTCGGCCCTGGTCCGCTTTCCGGCTATCATGCGCGGCGTGACCGTCCCCCCGCTGCACTCCGCCTCCTTGCCCGGCTCCGCCACCGAATCCACCCGCGAACGTATCCAGACGGAGGCCGCGCGGCTGTTCGTGGCGAGCGGCTATCACGGCGTGAGCATGCGTGAGGTGGCCGAGGCGGTCGGCGTGACCAAACCGGCCCTGTACCATCACTACGCCGACAAGGAGGCCCTGTTCCTGGCGATGCTCGACGGCGCGCTCGCCACCCTGGCGCGCCTCGTGGGCCACGCCCGCGAACAGCGGGGCATCCGCTCGCAGCTCGAAACGCTGGTGCGCGACCTGCTGGACACCGCGCCCGAACAGCGCGTGGGCCTGCAACTCGCCTCCGAACTGCGCCACATCTCGCCCGAGCGCCGCGCCGCCTTCGAGGGCGAGTACCGCCGGGTGTGGATGGGCGGCCTGACCCGGCTGCTCGAGGAGGCGGCCGAGCGCGGCGAACTGCGCACCGATCTGCCGCCCAGCGCCCTGAACCGCGCCCTGCTGGGCCTGACCTACCCGCTGGTGAGCGGCCCTCCCGGCCCGGACCCCCACGGCACCGCCCGCGCCCTGCTGAGCGTGTTTTTCGACGGCGTCACGCCGCGCTGAGGCCGGCCCCGGACACGCCCTGGCCCGCCCCACCTCGCACGGAGGTGGGGCGGGCCGCGTTTGGCCCCCGGCAGCTCCCCGCCGATGCCACGCCAAATTAACGCCCAGATGAAGGGCCTTTATCCAACCGACATAATTCGTGCACAACTTCTCCCGGAGGATAAGTGCAACACGCCCCGGCGTGGACGAGTTCGCTTCCCCTCCGTTTCCCCGTCCAGAACGCGGTGTTGGCCCGGAATGTCCGGTTTCGCGCCCCACGTTCGCCCTTTTCCTTTGGAGTCAAAGTGTTTGAAACCCTGTTCGGCTGGGTCAGCCAGCCCGATGCGTGGCTCGCGTTCGGTACGCTGCTGCTCCTCGAAGTCGTCCTCGGCATCGACAACGTCATCTTCATCAGCATCCTGGCGGGCAAGCTGCCTGCCGCGCAGCGCGCCCGCGCCCGCACCATCGGCCTGCTGGCCGCCATGCTCATGCGCCTGGGCCTGCTGGCGAGCATCGCCTGGATCGTGTCGCTGCAAAACAACCTCTTCGAGGCCTTCGGGCGCGGCTTTTCGGGACGAGACCTCATCTTGCTGGGCGGCGGTCTGTTCCTGATCTACAAGGCCGTCAAGGAGATGCACGAGCAGCTCGAAGGGCCGCACGAGGAAACCGCGAGCGCGGGCAAGGTCGTGCGCCACAACTTCGCGGGGATCATCGCGCAGATCATGGTGCTGGACATCGTCTTCAGCCTGGACAGCGTGATCACGGCCGTGGGCATGGCCGACGACATCGGCGTGATGGTCTGCGCCGTGGTCCTGACGGTCGCCATCATGCTCTTCGCCGCCGGTCCCATCGGGGAATTCGTGCAGAAGCACCCCACCGTCAAGATGCTGGCCCTCTCGTTCCTGCTGCTCATCGGCGTGAACCTGATCGCCGACGGCCTGGGCTTCAAGATTCCCAAGGGCTACACCTACTTCGCGATGGGCTTCGCCGTCCTGGTCGAGCTGCTCAACCTGCGCGTGCGCGGCCACAAGCCGGTCGAGCTGCACGACACCAGCCGCAACCCCGACGCGCAGTAACTCCCGCCCGCACCTACGTCCTGGCCCGCCGCATCCCGGCGGGTCTTTTCGTGGGCGACGGCTCCGGGACCTCGCCTTCCAGGAACAGCGCGGCCGAGGGGCACAGGTCGCGCAGCACACAGCGGCCGCACAGGGGCCGCCGGGGGGTACAGGTCTCGTGGCCGTGGCGCACGCCCGAAAGGTGCAGGGCGTAGCGGGTCTCCCAGTCGCGCGCGATGACCTGTCCGAACCACGCCTCGGTGCGGTTGGTGCTCCACGTTTCCGGCACGAGGTCGAGGCGGGCGGCCATGCGGGCGATGTTGGTATCCACCGGCATGGCGGGCCGCACGAGATCGAACAGGAGGACGAGCGAGGCCGTCCGTTGCCCGACCCCCGGCAGCCCCTCCAGCACCGCGCGGGCCTCCTCGTCCCCGAGGTCGTGCAGGAAGCGCAGGCTCAGCTCGCCTCGCGACCCCTCCAGCGCCGCGAGGATGCCGTACAGATAGTCGGCCTTGATGCGCGTCAGGCCGCCGCCCGCCCGCCGCAGGGTCGTCTCGATGCCGTCGGGGCCGTCGAGCAGGGCCGCTTCCCACACCGGGTAGGTCAGGGTGAGGGCCTCCCACTGCCGCGTGGCGACCGCGCGCGTGTTCTGCTGGGCCAGGATGGTGCGCAGCACGCCCGCGAGCGGATCGGGCCAGCGCCGGGGCGCGGGCAGCGTGGGCAGGTAACGCGCGCGCAGCCGCGAGACGATCTCGCCCAGATGCGCGGGCGGGGGACGCTGCTCGGCCAGGGTCGGGCGGGGGCGCGGGGCAGAAGTGGGCACGCGGCAGGCTACCGGGGCGCGGCGCGGCCGACCGTGCGCCCCGGAACGGTCGGCCGCCGGTCAGCGTATGGGGGGACATATGCTCGACATCCAGAACGTCACGAAGACCTACGGCAGTTTCACGGCCCTGCGCGACCTGAGCCTGAGCGCGCAGGGGGGCGAGGTCTTCGGGCTGCTGGGCCCCAACGGCGCGGGCAAGACCACGCTGCTGCGCGTGCTGGCGACGCTGCTCTCGCCCACCTCGGGCCACGTGCAGGTCGCCGGGCACGACGCGCTGCGCGACCCCGAGGCGGTGCGCCGCTCGGTCGGCGTGGTCAACGGCGGCATGGGCCTGCCCGCGCGCCTGACCGGGCGCGAGGTGCTGCGTTCCTTCGCCGGGCTGTACGGCATGGGCCGCCGCGAGACCGAGGCCCGCATCGCGCAGCTCGACGAGACGCTGAAGCTGGGGCGCACGCTGGACACCCGCGCGGGTGAATACTCGACCGGCATGAAGCAGAAGGTGGTCATCGCCCGCGCGGTCGTCCACGACCCGGCGGTCCTGATCCTGGACGAGGCGGCCAGCGGCCTGGACATCTTCGCGCGGCGCAGCCTGCTGGATTTCGTGGCCGCCAGCCGCGCGCCGGGGCGCCTGACGCTGTACTCGACCCACGTGATGAGCGAGGCCGAGGAGGTCTGCGACCGCGTGGCGATCCTGCACCGGGGCGAACTGGTGGCCCTGGACACCGTGCCCGCAGTCCTGGCACGCACCGGCGAGCGCAATCTGGAGCGCGCCTTCTTCTCGCTCGTGCGTGACCGCGAGGAAGGGGTGGACCATGCAGTCTGAGGGCCAGTCCCGCCGCCGGGGCGGCCTGCGGGCCGGCATGGTGTGGCGGGTGGCGGCGCGCGACCTGCTCGCGACGCTGCGCGACCGCCGCGCGCTGATCAGCACCATCCTCATTCCGCTGCTCATCATTCCGCTGTTCACGCTGGGGCTGCCGCTGCTGCTGGGCACGCTGGTCGGCAATCAGGCCCAGGCCCGCCAGAAGGTCGGGGTGGTCGGCACCCTGCCGCCCGAACTGCGCGCCGCCCTGACCCGCGACGAGCAGGGCGCGGGCGGCGCCGTGACCCGCGCCGGGGTGACCCTGGTGCCCGTGGAGGACCCGCGCGCCGCCGTCGCTGCGGGCGAGGTGGACGCCGCCCTGCGGGTCGTCTCGGCGCTGCCCGAGCGGGCCGGGAGCCAGAGCGTGCCGCTGGAACTGTACGCCAAGCTGGGCAACCTGCGCGCCCAGACCGGGGCGACGAGCAAGGTCGAGACCGTGGTGGAGGCCTACAACCGCCGCCTCACGCTGGAGCGCCTGAACGCCTCGGGCCTGGACGCGGCGGTGCTGACCCCGGTCGCGCTGCGCTCCATCGACGCCAGCCCGGCGCAGGAGCAGCGCAGCGGGCAGCTCGCCTTCCTGATCCCAATGCTCATGCTGAACTTCATCCTGAGCGGCGCGATGGCGACCGCGCTGGACGCCACCGCCGGGGAAAAGGAGCGCGGCACCCTGGAGAGCCTGCTCGTCACGCCGGTGCGCCGGGGCGAGGTCGTGGCGGGCAAACTGCTGGCGACCACGCTGACGGCCCTGCTCACCGCCGCTTTCAGCCTGCTGGGATTCCTGCTCGCGGGGGTCGCCTCGGCCACGCTGCTCGGCGGAGAGCGGCGCCAACTCACCCAGGCTCTCGGCGGGCAGCTCACCCTGACGCCGGGCGGGGCACTGGCCCTGGCCGCCGTGGTCCTCAGCGCGGCCCTGCTCATCAGCGCGGTGCTCATCGCCCTGAGCATCTACGCACGCAGCTACAAGGAAGCCCAGACCTACGCCACGCCGCTGACGCTGCTCATCGTGCTGCCGGCGGTGTTGCTCCAGTTCAGCGACTTCCTGAATCTCGGGGAGGCGATCTATGCCGTGCCCCTCTTCGGCAGCATGGTCAGCATTCTGGACACGGTGCGCGGCAGCGTGACGGCGGGCCACACCCTGACCGCCGCCCTCGCCAACCTCGTCGGCGCGGCGCTGCTGGGGCTGCTCGCGCGCCGCTCCTTCAGCCGTGAGGAAGTGATCTTCCGGAACTGACCTGCCGGGAGACACACAGGAAGAGGCCGCCCCATCCCACCGGGCGGCCTCTCCTCATGACCTTGTCGAGGGCTCAGAGCTTGCGGTCGGCGTCCACCACCGGGTCGCCCTGGCTTTCCAGGGCCGCCGTACCGGTGTCGTGGGGCCGGCTGGCGAGCGGGTCGATGCTCACCGACTCCTTGCTCACGCTGTCGAGCAGGATGTCGAGCACGTCGCCGTCGCGGGCCGCCTGCACGGCCTTGTTGGTCACGATCTCGCCCACGTTCAGGATGATGCTGTCGTCGGGGGCCAGGATCACGCGGTTCACCGGACGTCCCAGCGCGTCACGCACGCGGTGCTCCTTGGCTTCCTCGTCCCGCTTCTGGAGGGCTTCCTCGGTATTCTCGCGCTGCTCGCTCAGCCAGTTGCGCGCCCGGCCCAGCAGGTTCGTCGCGCCCTCCGACACGCTCGCCACGCCGCTCGAGAGCGCCGCGCGGGTATCGGCCAGCGTATCGCTGCCCGACGCCGCCGGAGTCGCCGTGCCCAGCGTCGCGGCGATCAGGGCGTGCTCGACGTTCAGCTGCCGGGCGCGCTCGGCCACGGCCGGGGTCACGATCTGGCCCTGCACGGCCACGATGCTGCCGCCCGCCGCACGCACGTCGCTGCGCACCCGGCGCCCGACCGTGTCCTCGACCGTCGGCTCGGTGTGGGTCACCACCGG encodes:
- a CDS encoding TerC family protein, encoding MFETLFGWVSQPDAWLAFGTLLLLEVVLGIDNVIFISILAGKLPAAQRARARTIGLLAAMLMRLGLLASIAWIVSLQNNLFEAFGRGFSGRDLILLGGGLFLIYKAVKEMHEQLEGPHEETASAGKVVRHNFAGIIAQIMVLDIVFSLDSVITAVGMADDIGVMVCAVVLTVAIMLFAAGPIGEFVQKHPTVKMLALSFLLLIGVNLIADGLGFKIPKGYTYFAMGFAVLVELLNLRVRGHKPVELHDTSRNPDAQ
- a CDS encoding ATP-binding cassette domain-containing protein, which translates into the protein MLDIQNVTKTYGSFTALRDLSLSAQGGEVFGLLGPNGAGKTTLLRVLATLLSPTSGHVQVAGHDALRDPEAVRRSVGVVNGGMGLPARLTGREVLRSFAGLYGMGRRETEARIAQLDETLKLGRTLDTRAGEYSTGMKQKVVIARAVVHDPAVLILDEAASGLDIFARRSLLDFVAASRAPGRLTLYSTHVMSEAEEVCDRVAILHRGELVALDTVPAVLARTGERNLERAFFSLVRDREEGVDHAV
- a CDS encoding HAD hydrolase family protein; amino-acid sequence: MTPPAPSETAPFPEGLPLLLAFDLDGTLIRDGGQDLPEDTAAALARLRALGVRTAIVTGRDLPPRGVSSRAEFDAVATNNGGRVHLGEDLRTSARFGPGDLEAVLAHELDGARVVLFTEDDLYVQLPPGRDPEPWMLARQARPLAEAPHAEVTKVGFWHPDVAGFAARLRASHPHLVVTGGQAPYPEFLTITPTGAHKAAALSLIAEALDIPLERTVAFGDSDNDEVMLELAGYAVQVGTLPLLTRHADVQVAGHGELGAYLNAVAERLEQRAALAPS
- a CDS encoding TetR/AcrR family transcriptional regulator, producing MRGVTVPPLHSASLPGSATESTRERIQTEAARLFVASGYHGVSMREVAEAVGVTKPALYHHYADKEALFLAMLDGALATLARLVGHAREQRGIRSQLETLVRDLLDTAPEQRVGLQLASELRHISPERRAAFEGEYRRVWMGGLTRLLEEAAERGELRTDLPPSALNRALLGLTYPLVSGPPGPDPHGTARALLSVFFDGVTPR
- a CDS encoding endonuclease III domain-containing protein; the encoded protein is MPTSAPRPRPTLAEQRPPPAHLGEIVSRLRARYLPTLPAPRRWPDPLAGVLRTILAQQNTRAVATRQWEALTLTYPVWEAALLDGPDGIETTLRRAGGGLTRIKADYLYGILAALEGSRGELSLRFLHDLGDEEARAVLEGLPGVGQRTASLVLLFDLVRPAMPVDTNIARMAARLDLVPETWSTNRTEAWFGQVIARDWETRYALHLSGVRHGHETCTPRRPLCGRCVLRDLCPSAALFLEGEVPEPSPTKRPAGMRRART
- a CDS encoding ABC transporter permease — protein: MVWRVAARDLLATLRDRRALISTILIPLLIIPLFTLGLPLLLGTLVGNQAQARQKVGVVGTLPPELRAALTRDEQGAGGAVTRAGVTLVPVEDPRAAVAAGEVDAALRVVSALPERAGSQSVPLELYAKLGNLRAQTGATSKVETVVEAYNRRLTLERLNASGLDAAVLTPVALRSIDASPAQEQRSGQLAFLIPMLMLNFILSGAMATALDATAGEKERGTLESLLVTPVRRGEVVAGKLLATTLTALLTAAFSLLGFLLAGVASATLLGGERRQLTQALGGQLTLTPGGALALAAVVLSAALLISAVLIALSIYARSYKEAQTYATPLTLLIVLPAVLLQFSDFLNLGEAIYAVPLFGSMVSILDTVRGSVTAGHTLTAALANLVGAALLGLLARRSFSREEVIFRN